One Loxodonta africana isolate mLoxAfr1 chromosome 4, mLoxAfr1.hap2, whole genome shotgun sequence genomic region harbors:
- the LOC135231308 gene encoding olfactory receptor 6C2-like, whose translation MRNQTALTTFILLGLTDDPWLQILIFIFLFLSYMLSVTGNLTIIILTLVDSHLKTPMYLFLQNFSFLEISFTTACVPRFLYSMSSGDRSITYGACASQLLFIDLFAVTEFFLLATMSYDRYVAICKPLHYTTIMSNRVCKNFILFCWAAALVIILPPISLGLGLEFCDSNVIDHFCCDASPILKISCSDTWLIEQMVIACAVLTFIITLTCVVLSYIYIIRTILRFPSAQRKKKAFSTCSSHMIVVSITYGSCIFIYVKPTAKDEVAINKGISLLITSISPMLNPFIYTLRNKQVKQAFNDSMKKKCILLKDVKVKGRLMNPIK comes from the coding sequence ATGAGAAATCAAACAGCACTAACAACCTTCATCTTGCTGGGACTGACAGATGATCCTTGGCTACAAATTCTGATCTTTatctttctatttctttcctaCATGTTAAGTGTAACTGGAAACCTAACCATCATCATCCTCACTCTGGTGGATTCCCACCTTAAAACACCAATGTATCTTTTCCttcaaaatttctccttcttagaaatttCATTCACAACTGCTTGTGTTCCCAGATTCTTGTATAGCATGTCTTCTGGGGACAGGTCCATCACCTATGGTGCTTGTGCCAGTCAACTCTTATTTATAGACCTCTTTGCAGTAACAGAATTCTTTCTCCTGGCCACCATGTcctatgatcgctatgtggccatctgcaaaccACTGCATTACACAACCATCATGAGCAACAGAGTATGCAAGAACTTCATCCTCTTTTGTTGGGCAGCAGCACTGGTGATCATTCTTCCACCAATTAGTTTGGGTTTGGGCCTGGAGTTCTGTGATTCTAACGTCATTGATCATTTTTGCTGTGATGCATCTCCTATCCTGAAGATCTCTTGCTCAGACACATGGCTGATAGAACAGATGGTTATCGCGTGTGCTGTGTTGACATTCATCATCACCCTCACGTGTGTAGTTCTTTCCTACATCTATATCATCAGGACAATCCTAAGGTTCCCCTCTGCCCAGCGAAAGAAAAAGGCATtctccacttgttcttcccacatgattgttGTTTCCATTACTTATGGTAGCTGCATCTTCATTTATGTCAAACCTACGGCCAAGGACGAGGTGGCAATTAATAAAGGCATTTCACTCCTTATTACTTCTATTTCACCAATGTTGAATCCCTTTATTTACACACTGAGAAACAAGCAAGTGAAGCAAGCTTTCAAtgactcaatgaaaaaaaaatgcattcttcTCAAAGACGTGAAGGTAAAAGGAAGGTTGATGAATccaattaaatga